The following coding sequences are from one Streptomyces sp. NBC_01485 window:
- a CDS encoding ABC transporter permease translates to MSAITDAVRGAAPKPAHPLGQSVRDSLVVAKRNLIRMSRIPEMVIFGLIQPIMFVVLFTYVFGGSMQIGGSTSATDYTNFLMAGIFAQTVTFATAGAGAGIADDMHKGLIDRFRSLPMARGAVLTGRTLADLVQTALTLLVLAVVAVLVGWRVGSDGNTNAGRVLAAFGLLLLLGYAFTWIGALIGLSVRTPEAATSGGLIWLFPVTFISNAFVDTSNMTPWLRHIAEWNPFSATVQACRVLFANPGQSTSDAWPMQHPVWASLIYSVLIVLIFRTLAVRKYRSATA, encoded by the coding sequence GTGAGTGCCATCACCGACGCCGTACGCGGCGCGGCGCCCAAGCCCGCCCACCCACTCGGCCAGTCCGTCCGCGACTCGCTGGTCGTTGCAAAGCGCAACTTGATTCGTATGTCCCGCATCCCGGAAATGGTCATTTTCGGTCTCATCCAGCCGATCATGTTCGTGGTGCTGTTCACCTACGTGTTCGGCGGCTCCATGCAGATCGGCGGCAGCACGAGCGCCACCGACTACACGAACTTCCTGATGGCCGGCATCTTCGCGCAGACCGTCACCTTCGCCACCGCCGGTGCCGGCGCGGGCATAGCCGACGACATGCACAAGGGCCTCATCGACCGGTTCCGCTCCCTGCCCATGGCGCGCGGCGCGGTGCTCACCGGCCGGACCCTCGCCGACCTCGTGCAGACGGCGCTCACCCTGCTGGTGCTGGCGGTCGTCGCCGTCCTGGTCGGCTGGCGGGTCGGCTCCGACGGCAACACCAACGCCGGACGGGTCCTGGCCGCCTTCGGCCTGCTGCTCCTGCTCGGGTACGCGTTCACCTGGATCGGCGCCCTGATAGGCCTGAGCGTCCGCACCCCCGAGGCGGCCACCTCCGGCGGGCTGATCTGGCTCTTCCCGGTGACGTTCATATCCAACGCGTTCGTCGACACCAGCAACATGACGCCCTGGCTGCGGCACATCGCCGAGTGGAACCCGTTCAGCGCCACCGTCCAGGCGTGCCGGGTGCTCTTCGCCAACCCCGGCCAGTCGACGTCCGACGCCTGGCCCATGCAGCACCCGGTGTGGGCCTCGCTGATCTACTCGGTGCTGATCGTCCTGATCTTCCGGACGCTGGCGGTCCGCAAGTACCGCTCGGCCACGGCATGA
- the greA gene encoding transcription elongation factor GreA: MTQTSESVTWLTQEAYNKLKVELEYLTGPARTEIAAKIAAAREEGDLRENGGYHAAKEEQGKQELRVRQLTQLLENAQVGEAPVSTDGEVAPGMVVTIAFDGDEDDTMTFLLASREYASSDVETYSPQSPLGTGVIGHKVGEDAEYELPNGKKASVRILTAVPYSG, encoded by the coding sequence GTGACCCAGACCAGCGAGTCCGTCACCTGGCTGACCCAGGAGGCGTACAACAAGCTCAAGGTCGAGCTTGAGTACCTTACTGGTCCTGCGCGCACGGAGATCGCCGCCAAGATCGCGGCCGCGCGCGAGGAGGGGGACCTGCGCGAGAACGGTGGGTACCACGCGGCCAAGGAGGAGCAGGGCAAGCAGGAGCTCCGTGTGCGCCAGCTGACCCAGCTTCTCGAGAACGCCCAGGTCGGCGAGGCCCCCGTTTCCACGGACGGCGAAGTGGCCCCCGGCATGGTCGTGACGATCGCCTTCGACGGTGACGAGGACGACACCATGACGTTCCTGCTCGCCTCGCGCGAGTACGCGAGCTCCGACGTCGAGACCTACTCGCCGCAGTCCCCCCTGGGCACCGGCGTGATCGGTCACAAGGTGGGTGAGGACGCGGAGTACGAGCTGCCGAACGGCAAGAAGGCCTCCGTACGCATCCTCACGGCCGTGCCCTACAGCGGCTGA
- a CDS encoding ATP-binding cassette domain-containing protein — protein MPGAIYAEGLVKTFGDVKALDGVDLDVPQGTVLGLLGPNGAGKTTTVRCLTTLLRPDRGRAVVAGLDVLKHPNEVRRSIGLSGQFAAVDEYLTGRENLQMVGQLYQMKSGAAKARAGELLDQFDLADAADRTAKTYSGGMRRRLDLAAALVVSPPVMFMDEPTTGLDPRNRQLLWEVIKRLVSGGTTLLLTTQYLEEADHLAHDIAVVDHGRVIARGTSDQLKARTGGERVEVVVHNREHITTAAEVLTGFGKGETTVEQHTRKLTVPVSGGAKLLAEVIRELDTRGIEIDDIGLRRPTLDDVFLSLTGHVAEAKADENEEIEENAKDRRNGPSERKTAK, from the coding sequence ATGCCAGGCGCCATCTACGCCGAAGGCCTGGTGAAGACCTTCGGTGACGTAAAGGCTCTGGACGGCGTCGACCTCGACGTCCCACAGGGCACGGTCCTGGGCCTGCTCGGGCCGAACGGCGCGGGTAAGACCACCACGGTCCGCTGCCTCACCACCCTGCTGCGCCCCGACCGAGGCCGGGCCGTGGTCGCCGGCCTCGACGTGCTCAAACACCCCAACGAAGTGCGCCGCTCGATCGGCCTGTCCGGCCAGTTCGCGGCGGTCGACGAATACCTCACCGGCCGCGAGAACCTCCAGATGGTCGGCCAGCTCTACCAGATGAAGTCCGGCGCGGCGAAGGCCAGGGCCGGCGAGCTGCTCGACCAGTTCGACCTCGCGGACGCCGCCGACCGCACCGCCAAGACGTACTCCGGAGGCATGCGCCGCCGCCTCGACCTGGCCGCGGCGCTGGTCGTCTCACCGCCCGTGATGTTCATGGACGAGCCGACGACCGGCCTCGACCCGCGCAACCGCCAACTGCTGTGGGAGGTCATCAAGCGACTCGTCTCCGGCGGTACGACGCTGCTGCTGACCACCCAGTACCTCGAAGAGGCCGACCACCTCGCGCACGACATAGCGGTCGTCGACCACGGCCGCGTCATCGCCCGCGGCACCTCCGACCAGCTCAAGGCCCGCACCGGCGGCGAGCGGGTGGAGGTCGTGGTGCACAACCGCGAGCACATCACCACCGCCGCGGAGGTGCTGACCGGCTTCGGCAAGGGCGAGACGACGGTCGAGCAGCACACCCGCAAGCTCACCGTGCCCGTCTCCGGCGGCGCGAAGCTCCTCGCCGAGGTCATCCGCGAGCTCGACACCCGCGGCATAGAGATAGACGACATAGGCCTGCGCCGCCCGACCCTCGACGACGTCTTCCTGTCCCTGACAGGACACGTGGCCGAGGCGAAGGCCGACGAGAACGAAGAGATCGAAGAGAACGCAAAGGACCGACGCAACGGACCGAGCGAGAGGAAGACCGCCAAGTGA